The Chamaesiphon minutus PCC 6605 DNA window CTTTAGGCTATAGGGTTTGGAGCTGCGTTCTTTATTTTTTCGCTCCCATTTGCCTAAGTTCACGACACCCTATTTCCTCCTCTCTACCCTCTATCCTCTACTCTCTAATTCAAGATACAGCTTTGGCAACGAAGATCGAGCCAACTACTAAAATTAAACCAAGTACGCTAATAACTAGATAGTTGCGGTTGGTGTCGCCATTATTGGCTTCAGCTACATACATTTTTGGCTCAGTCGGGAAATTATTGAGCCTATTGTCGCCGTCATTATTGATGTAAGGCATTGATGCTAACCTCAGTCCGTCAAGAAAGTTAATTAAATTTCGTCTATCTTACGATCGAGATCGTCGAACGATCGGTATAAATACTCATAACGTAATAAAAAGTTGCGATCGCTCGCGATCGATTTCCCTCAGCAGAACAGTTCGACTCACCTCATTTAGAGATCGAGCGACCTAAGTTAAGGTACTGTTTCACACGCTCGATTGCTGAAGCACCCGAAATAGTACCTTTATTTGGGTCGCTCGATCGAATTTGGAGCTAACTTAACCGAACCCGAGTTGTATGTGACCAGAAAGACCGCATTTGGCGGTTGACGGTGGAACTTGTCACTACCTCCAATCTTTGACTTGGGGAATAGATGTCAATATTAAAAATAGCATATAGGATGGAACTAACACTTAAAATCGCCTGTCTGTAACATGTAGTGAAAAACCATCGATATTGAGCCGCTAAATGTTACTTTCGATCGTTAATATCCTCGTTTAAACCAGGTTGTAAATTTATGAACAGATTAAAATTAAATGCCAGATTCATAGGGTTGACTGTTACTTTGGGAAGCATGTTGCTGCCTACTTTTTTACACCCAGTACCAATTCATGCTTTGCCCAAAACCACATTTGCTTGTATTAAAAAAGGAAACGATCCCGTAACTGTGGCACGCAGAGGCGATCGCGTCACTTCACCGATGATTACGTGGCGGGATAAATCCTGGGGTTCGTATACGCCCGAAAAACGCTGCCAAATCGTCAGTCAACGCCTTACCAAAGCAGTAGCTAGTAGTGGCAAACTCAGCAGCCTAGATATGACCCATGGGGTCGTAAATTCGATTCCAGTAGTTTGTTATATCACTCAAAAAGGTGAAAAATGTAACTCAGAAAATATCTTATTTAGCTTAAAAGCATCCGAGCGCGGGCAAGAACAAAAGACGATCGATGAGTTATTAAATTTTAGCAAATTGGGTTCTGGTTCTGGGTCGGTTCGCGGTGGTGGTACGGGACCGAGTACGACGCCACTAACATATGGAGATGCGATCGAGAATGCCTTCAATCGTGCAGCTCCCGATGACATTGATGATATTAAGTAAGATCGAACTTATCTGAGGAGTTAGGATCTAAAAAGCCTAGCTTCTCAACATTTTTTATGTATTTATATAAGTTAATGTTAGATAAAAATCAGTTAATTGTCCCGAGCGCGATTGCGGCCATGGCGATAGCTGGAATTGTCGGGTGGGAGATTAAGAAGCGCACTTCCGTAAATATGGCTATTACCAGCCAGCAAAGTCCGGCGGTTACTAAACAGTCACACTCAACTAGCGAGATCGCGGCAACGACAAACTCAACCATCGTAGAAAAGATGGCTAGAGAAGTCACAGTCAGAGTTTTAACTGAATCTGTACCTGGCTCTGGCGTAATAATTCTCCAGCAAAGCAGTTCTACCGACGGTCGTCAAGGCAAAACTTATAGCGTACTTACCTGTCAACATGTAATTTCAGAAAGTAAAAAAGGCGGATATCGAGTGTTATCACCCGACGGTAAAGTTTATCCAGCGCGAGTCAAATCCACGCCCAAGCTAAAAGGTTTGGACTTAGCTGTAGTTGAATTTGATAGTAATACTATTTATCGAGTAGCCGAACTCGGTAAATCTGAGGATTTGGGCAGCGATATCTCAGTTTATGCGGCGGGATTTCCCAATCATCATGTTGTTAATGCCGATCGAATCGAAGATACTATCGATTGGGGTCTGCGCGCATTTCGGTTCACAGTAGGCAAAGTCGGCTCGATTTCGCCCCAGCAGCTACCGGATGGCTATAGTTTGGGTTATACAAATGAAGTCGCATCGGGAATGAGTGGCGGCCCAGTATTTAATAACCAAGGAGAACTTATCGGCATAAATGGTAGATTAAAGTATCCCGTTGCAGGGATTGATGCATTTATATATGCTGATGGTACCAAGCCTTCGATCGAGATTTTTGAGCAAATGGAAGCATTGAGTTGGGCAATTCCGATCGTCACTTATCAACAAGTTGTTAAGAAATAACAATGGATAGTAGTGCGATCGATGTAGAGAATTTAATAGGCATTTAGTCTAATCAGATCGACCTACTTCAAGCTTATCTAGATCGAGATTGCGAACTGCTCGATCTAAAGTTAATCACAACTTTAAAGTATTTCGATATTCTCACGAAGTAAGATATCTACAAATCGATGGTAATACTTTTGATTCTGTCGCGATCGCTGGCAATGAATTTGTGGTAATTTACGATCTCGATATTGGCATGTCTTTAGATGAATATGTGGATATAATGGCAGTAGGCAACATTTGTTTGGATTCTGCTCATTTTGGCAATTTTAATGTCACGATCTATAGCCTATTTCTCAAAAAAATAACTGTTATTTTTGAAGTTCAACGTTGGTATAGTCATGCGGGAGCAAAGTTAAGGCAACAGATGGGATTGGGAGAACTCGTAGTGACAACCCAACTGGCATACACACAAATAGCTACTAAGTTAGTCAATGATGATGAATTTGAGATGGAGATCCCATCCCGGATCGATCGGATCGATTTAGAGCAACTTATTTTCAATTCAGATTGTGACACATGTTTTCAATAAACGATCTCGATCGTTTAAAAAATAAAAATTCTAGTCATCCCATTCAGATTCCGACTTCTTAATAATTATATTAAATATCTAAAGCTTACTAATGAATTCTCGTCAACTAGTTTTATTTGCGCTCAAAGATCTGGAGACAGGTAGTTATACAGATATAGTTGTCGATCGCTTATTGACTAAATTTGAATTATCAGCAGTCGATCGCAATTTATTTACCGAATTAGTCAATGGCATCATTCGGCGCAAGCGCACTTTAGATGCCATTATCGATCGTTTAGCCAAACAACCCGCGCACCGTCAACCCCCAGACTTGCGGCAACTATTACGGCTGGGTTTATATCAGTTACGTTATCTCGATCGAATTCCCGCTTCGGCTGCTGTCAATACTACCGTGGACTTAGCTAAAGCTAATGGTTTAACTGGTTTAGCTGGTGTCGTAAATGGCATTTTACGCCAGTATATTCGCCTGCAAACCGAGCGATCGGAAGTGCTAGACTTATCAACAGACCCGATCGAGAGATTAGGAACTTTGCACAGCTTTCCCGATTGGCTAGTAGCCCAATGGTTTGCCGAATTAGGCGAACTGGAAACCGATCGATTGTGCCAAGCTTTCAATCGACCCCCAAGTATCGATCTGCGAATTAATAGCCTCACTATCGATCCTAACTTATTAGCTAGTGCTTCTAAATTCGATCGCATTCAAGCCCAACGTACTAAATTAATCGAGCTATTTCAAGCTGCCGACATTAAAGCAGTACCGATTCCCCATGTTCCCCAAGGGTTGAGATTTGTCGGTAATGTCGGCGCGATCGATCGATTACCAGGCTATCGCGAGGGCTGGTGGACGATTCAAGATAGTAGCGCGCAGCTCGTCACGCATTTACTGGCTCCACAGCCTAATGAAATTGTCATCGATGCTTGTGCGGCACCAGGCGGTAAAACCACACATATTGCCGAATTGATGGGCAATACCGGACAAGTTTTGGCACTAGATAAAACCGCTTCTCGGCTCAAGAAATTACAGCAAAATTTAGATAGGTTGCAATTGAGTAATATTAAAGTTATTACTGGCGACAGTTGTGGATTTAGCGAACTCACCAATACTGCCGATCGCGTATTATTAGATGCACCATGTTCGGGATTGGGGACTCTCCACCGTCGCGCGGATGCCAGATGGCAAAAAACACCTGCCCAAATCCATGAATTAGCTCAGTTGCAGGCGCAGTTACTCGCCAATACCGCGACGTGGGTAAAACCGGGTGGAGTGCTAGTCTATGCTACCTGTACGGTATGTCCGATCGAAAATGAGGATGTAATTTTACCGTTTTTAAAAACTCATCCCGATTGGCAGATCGAGCTACCCCCAAGCGATTCGCCCCTGTCTGGTTTAGTCAGCGAGCCGGGTTGGATTAAAGTCTGGCTGCACCGCCAACAGATGGATGGCTTTTTCATGGTCAAACTTCGTCGTCATCTTTCATCTAATAGTAATAATTCCTAATAAATTGGAGCGTTGGCAAATTGTCAAAAAAAATCGGAAGATGAAACTAGTCCATCGCTCCGATCCACCGATCCTTAATTTTAGAGAGGAGAACACCAAATTAATGACTAGAAGCTGCAAAGAATTCCAAATGCGATCGATCGTTGACAATCGCCTGCGATCGCTAAGATGTAACTGGCTGCCTGTTAGCGGT harbors:
- the psb34 gene encoding photosystem II assembly protein Psb34, producing MPYINNDGDNRLNNFPTEPKMYVAEANNGDTNRNYLVISVLGLILVVGSIFVAKAVS
- a CDS encoding COP23 domain-containing protein, with the protein product MNRLKLNARFIGLTVTLGSMLLPTFLHPVPIHALPKTTFACIKKGNDPVTVARRGDRVTSPMITWRDKSWGSYTPEKRCQIVSQRLTKAVASSGKLSSLDMTHGVVNSIPVVCYITQKGEKCNSENILFSLKASERGQEQKTIDELLNFSKLGSGSGSVRGGGTGPSTTPLTYGDAIENAFNRAAPDDIDDIK
- a CDS encoding S1 family peptidase, producing the protein MYLYKLMLDKNQLIVPSAIAAMAIAGIVGWEIKKRTSVNMAITSQQSPAVTKQSHSTSEIAATTNSTIVEKMAREVTVRVLTESVPGSGVIILQQSSSTDGRQGKTYSVLTCQHVISESKKGGYRVLSPDGKVYPARVKSTPKLKGLDLAVVEFDSNTIYRVAELGKSEDLGSDISVYAAGFPNHHVVNADRIEDTIDWGLRAFRFTVGKVGSISPQQLPDGYSLGYTNEVASGMSGGPVFNNQGELIGINGRLKYPVAGIDAFIYADGTKPSIEIFEQMEALSWAIPIVTYQQVVKK
- a CDS encoding 16S rRNA (cytosine(967)-C(5))-methyltransferase, translated to MNSRQLVLFALKDLETGSYTDIVVDRLLTKFELSAVDRNLFTELVNGIIRRKRTLDAIIDRLAKQPAHRQPPDLRQLLRLGLYQLRYLDRIPASAAVNTTVDLAKANGLTGLAGVVNGILRQYIRLQTERSEVLDLSTDPIERLGTLHSFPDWLVAQWFAELGELETDRLCQAFNRPPSIDLRINSLTIDPNLLASASKFDRIQAQRTKLIELFQAADIKAVPIPHVPQGLRFVGNVGAIDRLPGYREGWWTIQDSSAQLVTHLLAPQPNEIVIDACAAPGGKTTHIAELMGNTGQVLALDKTASRLKKLQQNLDRLQLSNIKVITGDSCGFSELTNTADRVLLDAPCSGLGTLHRRADARWQKTPAQIHELAQLQAQLLANTATWVKPGGVLVYATCTVCPIENEDVILPFLKTHPDWQIELPPSDSPLSGLVSEPGWIKVWLHRQQMDGFFMVKLRRHLSSNSNNS